Proteins from a single region of Gordonia hongkongensis:
- the atpD gene encoding F0F1 ATP synthase subunit beta produces MTAAVETPSAQSAGSADGRVVRIIGPVVDVEFPRGSIPELFNALHAEVALSSVAKTLTLEVAQHLGDNLVRTISMQPTDGLVRGAAVSDTGKSIVVPVGDVVKGHVFNALGDCLDSPGLGRDGEQWSIHRKPPAFDELEGKTEILETGIKVIDLLTPYVKGGKIGLFGGAGVGKTVLIQEMITRIAREFSGTSVFAGVGERTREGTDLHLEMEEMGVLQDTALVFGQMDEPPGTRMRVALSALTMAEYFRDVKHQDVLLFIDNIFRFTQAGSEVSTLLGRMPSAVGYQPTLADEMGELQERITSTKGRSITSLQAIYVPADDYTDPAPATTFAHLDATTELSRPISQLGIYPAVDPLTSTSRILEASIVGDEHFRVANEVKRILQKYKELQDIIAILGMDELSEEDKVTVQRARRIQKFLGQNFLVAEKFTGQKGSVVPLADTIEAFDRVAKGEFDHLPEQAFNSCGGLDDVEAAAAKISGK; encoded by the coding sequence ATGACCGCAGCAGTAGAAACCCCCTCCGCGCAGTCGGCGGGTTCCGCCGACGGGCGGGTCGTCCGCATCATCGGCCCCGTGGTCGACGTCGAGTTCCCGCGGGGCTCGATTCCTGAACTGTTCAACGCCCTGCACGCCGAGGTCGCTCTCTCCTCGGTCGCCAAGACCCTGACCCTCGAGGTCGCGCAGCACCTCGGTGACAACCTGGTGCGCACGATCTCGATGCAGCCGACCGACGGCCTGGTCCGCGGCGCGGCCGTGTCCGACACCGGCAAGTCGATCGTCGTGCCGGTCGGCGACGTCGTCAAGGGCCACGTGTTCAACGCCCTCGGTGACTGCCTCGACAGCCCGGGCCTCGGCCGCGACGGCGAGCAGTGGAGCATCCACCGCAAGCCGCCGGCCTTCGACGAGCTCGAGGGCAAGACCGAGATCCTCGAGACCGGCATCAAGGTCATCGACCTGCTGACCCCGTACGTCAAGGGCGGCAAGATCGGTCTGTTCGGTGGTGCGGGCGTCGGCAAGACCGTCCTCATCCAGGAGATGATCACGCGTATCGCGCGTGAGTTCTCCGGCACCTCGGTGTTCGCCGGCGTCGGTGAGCGCACCCGTGAGGGCACCGACCTCCACCTCGAGATGGAGGAGATGGGCGTTCTCCAGGACACCGCGTTGGTGTTCGGTCAGATGGACGAGCCGCCGGGCACGCGTATGCGCGTGGCGCTGTCGGCGCTGACCATGGCGGAATACTTCCGCGATGTGAAGCACCAGGACGTGCTGCTCTTCATCGACAACATCTTCCGCTTCACGCAGGCGGGCTCGGAGGTCTCGACCCTCCTCGGCCGTATGCCGTCCGCGGTGGGCTACCAGCCGACCCTGGCCGACGAGATGGGTGAGCTCCAGGAGCGCATCACCTCGACCAAGGGCCGATCGATCACCTCGCTGCAGGCGATCTACGTCCCCGCCGACGACTACACCGACCCGGCACCGGCCACGACCTTCGCGCACCTCGACGCGACCACCGAGCTCTCGCGTCCGATCTCACAGCTGGGTATCTACCCCGCCGTGGACCCGCTGACCTCGACCTCGCGCATCCTCGAGGCGTCGATCGTCGGCGACGAGCACTTCCGCGTCGCCAACGAGGTCAAGCGCATCCTGCAGAAGTACAAGGAACTGCAGGACATCATCGCCATCCTCGGTATGGACGAGCTCTCCGAAGAGGACAAGGTCACGGTGCAGCGTGCGCGCCGTATCCAGAAGTTCCTCGGCCAGAACTTCCTCGTCGCCGAGAAGTTCACCGGCCAGAAGGGCTCGGTCGTCCCGCTCGCCGACACCATCGAGGCCTTCGACCGTGTCGCCAAGGGCGAGTTCGACCACCTGCCCGAGCAGGCGTTCAACAGCTGCGGTGGACTCGACGACGTGGAGGCCGCCGCCGCCAAGATCAGCGGAAAGTAG
- a CDS encoding F0F1 ATP synthase subunit epsilon, translating to MAEKSFHVEVVSADSSLYSGEATFVIAQTTVGELGVLANHEPLLGQLVPGGFVVIVEENGNRRAAAVEGGFLSVTGEAVTVLAESADWADDVDVNAEKTALDEAEPDSPEYHRAHARLTAAQHLSR from the coding sequence ATGGCTGAGAAGTCCTTCCACGTCGAGGTTGTCTCCGCGGATTCGAGCCTGTACTCGGGAGAGGCCACGTTCGTGATCGCGCAGACCACCGTCGGTGAGCTGGGTGTCCTGGCCAACCACGAGCCGCTCCTGGGCCAGCTGGTCCCGGGTGGCTTCGTGGTCATCGTCGAGGAGAACGGCAACCGTCGTGCGGCAGCGGTCGAGGGCGGGTTCCTCTCCGTCACCGGCGAGGCCGTCACGGTGCTGGCGGAGTCGGCCGACTGGGCCGACGACGTCGACGTCAACGCGGAGAAGACCGCGCTCGACGAGGCGGAGCCGGATTCGCCCGAGTACCACCGTGCTCACGCGCGTCTGACTGCGGCACAACACCTTTCCCGGTAG
- a CDS encoding DUF2550 domain-containing protein — protein MSLAVVMLSVLLAVALLLCGFLALRLAQLRRAGTPVLLRTVPAGVDQGWRHGTVHYSDDSLRYYRLTSLKPGPNVTFARQGMEISGRRAPEGTETEILDGMLILQVQTAGRAEDDYELAMGPGAVTAFQSWLESRQSARSQRRRSA, from the coding sequence ATGTCGCTGGCGGTCGTGATGCTCAGTGTGCTGCTGGCGGTGGCGCTCCTGTTGTGTGGCTTCCTGGCGCTGCGGCTGGCGCAACTCCGTCGCGCGGGCACTCCGGTCCTGCTGCGCACGGTGCCGGCCGGCGTAGACCAGGGATGGCGTCACGGCACCGTGCACTACAGCGACGACTCTCTGCGCTACTACCGGCTCACGTCGCTGAAACCGGGGCCGAACGTGACGTTCGCACGACAGGGCATGGAGATCTCCGGTCGTCGCGCCCCCGAGGGCACCGAGACGGAGATCCTCGACGGCATGCTCATCCTCCAGGTGCAGACCGCCGGCCGGGCCGAGGACGACTACGAACTGGCGATGGGCCCGGGTGCGGTGACCGCGTTCCAGTCCTGGCTCGAATCCCGGCAGTCCGCGAGATCGCAGCGGCGCCGCAGCGCCTAG
- a CDS encoding cob(I)yrinic acid a,c-diamide adenosyltransferase, with protein sequence MAVHLTRIYTRTGDDGSTGLSDFSRVPKTDPRVVAYADCDEANAVIGVALALGGDVPDDLREVLTTVQNDLFDAGADLSTPVVDDPEYPPLRIAQDYIDALERWCDSFGADLPALDSFILPGGTPLAALLHQARTVTRRAERSAWAAVAAHPDDTSVLPAKYLNRLSDLLFILSRVANRTRPAAGGDQQGANSPGDVKWVPGGNRQRPPAKPVHQDPAKTGGKAPAQPDS encoded by the coding sequence ATGGCGGTACACCTGACGAGGATCTACACCCGAACGGGCGACGACGGCTCCACCGGGCTGAGCGACTTCTCCCGGGTGCCCAAAACCGATCCGCGTGTCGTCGCCTACGCCGACTGTGACGAGGCGAACGCCGTCATCGGTGTCGCCCTGGCACTCGGTGGTGACGTCCCCGACGACCTCCGGGAAGTGCTCACGACCGTCCAGAACGACCTCTTCGACGCCGGCGCCGACCTCTCCACGCCGGTCGTCGACGACCCCGAGTACCCACCGCTGCGCATCGCACAGGATTACATCGACGCCCTCGAGCGCTGGTGCGACTCCTTCGGTGCCGATCTGCCCGCACTGGACTCGTTCATCCTGCCGGGCGGCACACCGCTGGCTGCCCTGCTGCATCAGGCACGAACGGTGACCAGACGGGCCGAGCGCTCGGCGTGGGCCGCGGTCGCCGCCCACCCCGACGACACCAGCGTGCTGCCCGCGAAATACCTGAACCGGTTGTCGGATCTGCTGTTCATCCTGTCGCGGGTGGCGAACCGCACTCGCCCCGCCGCGGGAGGTGACCAACAGGGCGCGAACTCGCCCGGCGACGTCAAGTGGGTTCCGGGCGGCAACCGGCAACGGCCCCCGGCGAAGCCGGTCCATCAAGACCCGGCGAAGACGGGCGGGAAAGCCCCGGCGCAGCCGGATTCCTAG
- the murA gene encoding UDP-N-acetylglucosamine 1-carboxyvinyltransferase, translated as MSDRFLVSGGARLSGEVAVGGAKNSVLKLMAAALLAEGTTVLTNAPEIADVPLMADVLRGLGAVVDMDGETVTITAPAEPKFHADFAAVRQFRASVCVLGPLMARCHRAVVALPGGDAIGSRPLDMHQAGLRALGATSSIEHGCVVAEADTLVGAPIALEFPSVGATENILMAAVLAEGQTTIDNAAREPEIVDLCVMLQQMGAQIDGAGTSTLTVVGVDRLHPTTHRVVGDRIVGATWGIAAAMTRGDVTVRGVKPEHLQLVLNKLGDTGAVVDTFDDGFRVRHDRRPTAVNVSTLPFPGFPTDLQPMAIGLAAISDGMSVITENVFEARFRFVEEMVRLGADARTDGHHAVIRGIDRLSSAPVWCSDIRAGAGLVLAGLVADGVTEVHDVEHIDRGYPHFVEILRSLGGEIERVRD; from the coding sequence GTGAGCGATCGGTTTCTGGTGTCCGGGGGAGCGCGTCTGTCCGGCGAGGTGGCAGTGGGGGGCGCGAAGAACAGCGTCCTGAAACTCATGGCCGCGGCCCTCCTCGCCGAGGGGACGACCGTGCTGACCAACGCACCCGAGATCGCCGATGTCCCGCTGATGGCGGACGTTCTCCGCGGTCTGGGTGCGGTCGTCGACATGGACGGCGAGACGGTCACCATCACGGCGCCGGCGGAGCCGAAGTTCCATGCCGACTTCGCGGCGGTCCGGCAGTTCCGCGCCTCGGTCTGTGTCCTCGGCCCGCTGATGGCGCGTTGTCACCGAGCCGTCGTGGCGCTGCCCGGCGGAGACGCGATCGGGTCGCGGCCGCTCGACATGCACCAGGCGGGTCTGCGTGCCCTGGGCGCCACCAGCTCGATCGAGCACGGCTGCGTGGTGGCCGAGGCCGACACGTTGGTCGGCGCACCGATCGCGCTGGAGTTCCCGTCGGTGGGGGCGACCGAGAACATCCTCATGGCCGCCGTGCTCGCCGAGGGACAGACCACCATCGACAACGCCGCCCGCGAGCCGGAGATCGTCGACCTGTGCGTGATGCTGCAGCAGATGGGCGCACAGATCGACGGCGCCGGCACCTCGACGCTGACCGTCGTCGGTGTGGACCGGCTGCATCCGACGACACACCGGGTGGTCGGAGACCGCATCGTCGGTGCCACCTGGGGGATTGCGGCCGCCATGACGCGCGGTGACGTCACCGTGCGCGGCGTGAAACCCGAGCACCTGCAGCTGGTTCTGAACAAACTGGGCGACACCGGCGCGGTGGTCGACACCTTCGACGACGGCTTCCGGGTCCGGCACGATCGCCGGCCCACCGCCGTCAACGTTTCGACTTTGCCGTTTCCCGGATTCCCCACCGATCTGCAGCCGATGGCGATCGGCCTCGCCGCCATCTCCGACGGCATGTCGGTGATCACGGAGAACGTCTTCGAGGCCCGGTTCCGCTTCGTCGAGGAGATGGTCCGTCTCGGTGCGGATGCGCGGACCGACGGCCACCACGCCGTCATCCGCGGGATCGACCGCCTGTCGAGTGCGCCGGTCTGGTGTTCGGACATCCGGGCGGGCGCCGGCCTCGTGCTGGCCGGGCTCGTCGCCGACGGCGTGACCGAAGTACACGACGTCGAGCACATCGACCGCGGGTACCCGCACTTCGTGGAGATCCTGCGCAGTCTCGGCGGTGAGATCGAGCGCGTGCGCGACTGA
- the mdo gene encoding NDMA-dependent methanol dehydrogenase (This methanol dehydrogenase is considered a nicotinoprotein, since its NADP cofactor remains is not dissociable, but instead remains permanently bound. A member of this family has been shown to act as a formaldehyde dismutase, able to convert two molecules of formaldehyde (plus one water molecule) into one of methanol and one of formate, with no net change in its redox state. More recently, it was shown in Mycobacterium smegmatis that this enzyme is critical to ethanol utilization, for which the biosynthesis of the cofactor-like electron carrier mycofactocin is also required.), which produces MAIELNQIWDFPIKEFHPFPKAKLGVGAHDMLGVEAKDLGMTRALLMTTGLRGSGIIEELIGKIEYQGVDVVLYDQVESNPKDYNCMDAAALYQSEKCDGIISVGGGSSHDAAKGARMVIAHDGRNINEFEGFSKATNKENPKHIAVSTTAGTGSETSWAYVITDTSDMNKPHKWVAFDDTCLVDLAMDDPLLYYTCPEHFTAFCGFDVLAHASEPYVSRLDFAPSLGNAKYSIELIRDHLRTAVYDPRNLAARTGMMYAQYISAQAFNSGGLGLVHSLSHAVSAFYDSHHGLNNAIALPRVWEYNLPSRYERYAEIAALLGVDTSKMTTVQAADAAVEEAIRLGKDLGIPDNFGQLSTSSYDKNRMNTGKYEGRGETMDTSDKQIRAIAEHMMDDWCTPGNPRESTVASLIPMVAHAFTGSY; this is translated from the coding sequence ATGGCCATTGAGCTGAACCAGATCTGGGACTTCCCGATCAAGGAGTTCCACCCGTTCCCGAAGGCGAAGCTGGGTGTCGGCGCGCACGACATGCTCGGTGTCGAGGCCAAGGACCTGGGCATGACCCGTGCGCTCCTGATGACGACGGGTCTACGCGGCTCCGGGATCATCGAGGAGCTGATCGGCAAGATCGAGTACCAGGGCGTCGACGTGGTGCTCTACGACCAGGTGGAGTCCAACCCCAAGGACTACAACTGCATGGACGCCGCGGCCCTCTACCAGTCGGAGAAGTGCGACGGCATCATCTCGGTCGGTGGCGGCTCCAGCCACGACGCCGCCAAGGGTGCACGTATGGTCATCGCCCACGACGGCCGCAACATCAACGAGTTCGAGGGCTTCTCCAAGGCCACCAACAAGGAGAATCCGAAGCACATCGCGGTCTCGACGACGGCCGGCACCGGCTCGGAGACCTCCTGGGCGTACGTCATCACCGATACCTCGGACATGAACAAGCCGCACAAATGGGTGGCCTTCGACGACACCTGCCTCGTCGACCTGGCGATGGACGACCCGCTGCTCTACTACACGTGCCCCGAGCACTTCACCGCCTTCTGCGGTTTCGACGTGCTCGCGCACGCGAGCGAGCCCTACGTGTCGCGTCTGGACTTCGCACCCTCGCTGGGCAATGCCAAGTACTCGATCGAGCTGATCCGCGACCATCTGCGCACCGCCGTGTACGACCCGCGAAACCTGGCGGCCCGCACCGGGATGATGTACGCGCAGTACATCTCCGCGCAGGCGTTCAACTCCGGCGGCCTCGGTCTCGTGCACTCGCTGTCGCATGCGGTGAGCGCGTTCTATGACAGCCATCACGGGCTGAACAACGCCATCGCCCTTCCCCGCGTCTGGGAGTACAACCTGCCGTCTCGCTACGAGCGTTACGCCGAGATCGCCGCGCTGCTCGGTGTCGACACATCGAAGATGACGACGGTCCAGGCCGCCGACGCCGCCGTCGAGGAGGCCATCCGCTTGGGCAAAGACCTCGGCATCCCCGACAACTTCGGTCAGCTGTCGACGAGCAGTTACGACAAGAACCGGATGAACACCGGCAAGTACGAGGGTCGTGGCGAGACCATGGACACCTCCGACAAGCAGATCCGCGCCATCGCCGAGCACATGATGGACGACTGGTGCACGCCGGGCAACCCGCGTGAGAGCACCGTCGCATCGCTGATTCCGATGGTGGCGCACGCATTCACGGGCAGCTACTGA
- a CDS encoding MadB family AAA-type ATPase: MCATRPSNQDVTGDTTEGRSFSSVEALTDALGGQGYLIGPELAVVVHLATLLDRPLLLEGPAGVGKTELAKALAAASGRELIRLQCYEGLDESRALYEWDYARQLLHVQMLRDRISAELAAETTLSAASSALARAEVGVYTEDFLVARPLLAAITSPSPTVLLVDEIDRTDEAMEAVMLEVLAERQVTVPELGTFAARSSPWVILTSNDTRELSPALKRRCLHFQVDYPDPQTERDIVAVRAPDVEKTIIGEVVDLARRLRELPLRKSPSIAEVIDAARAASYLGSRDGEPGRPIGADDHNALLALLVKFGSDGEIARRALSSEHGGPPAEGSPIGVDGTTPGGSVTARAFGAGRARSAGTRPGR; this comes from the coding sequence ATGTGCGCAACCAGGCCATCGAACCAGGACGTCACCGGGGACACCACCGAGGGCAGGTCGTTTTCCTCCGTGGAGGCGCTGACCGACGCCCTGGGTGGGCAGGGGTATCTGATCGGACCGGAACTGGCGGTCGTCGTCCACCTCGCGACGCTCCTCGACCGGCCCCTTCTCCTGGAGGGGCCGGCCGGGGTCGGCAAGACGGAACTGGCGAAAGCACTGGCCGCGGCATCGGGGCGTGAACTCATCCGGTTGCAGTGCTACGAGGGTCTCGACGAGTCCCGCGCCCTGTACGAATGGGACTACGCGCGACAACTACTCCACGTGCAGATGCTGCGCGACCGGATCAGTGCCGAACTCGCCGCCGAGACAACCCTCTCGGCCGCGAGCTCGGCGCTCGCGCGCGCCGAGGTGGGCGTCTACACCGAGGACTTCCTCGTCGCCCGACCGCTGCTGGCGGCCATCACCTCACCGTCTCCGACCGTCCTGCTGGTCGACGAGATCGATCGCACCGACGAGGCGATGGAGGCGGTGATGCTCGAGGTCCTCGCCGAGCGTCAGGTGACGGTGCCCGAACTCGGGACCTTCGCGGCACGTTCATCGCCGTGGGTCATATTGACCTCCAACGACACTCGTGAGCTTTCGCCTGCACTCAAGCGCCGCTGCCTGCACTTCCAGGTCGACTACCCGGACCCGCAGACCGAGCGCGACATCGTCGCGGTCCGCGCGCCCGACGTCGAGAAGACGATCATCGGCGAGGTGGTCGACCTCGCGCGGCGTCTGCGGGAGCTCCCGTTGCGCAAGAGTCCGTCCATCGCGGAGGTCATAGACGCCGCGCGAGCTGCTTCCTACCTCGGGTCCCGGGACGGAGAGCCGGGAAGGCCGATCGGCGCAGACGACCACAATGCGCTGCTGGCGTTGCTGGTGAAGTTCGGTTCGGACGGCGAGATCGCCCGTCGCGCTCTGTCTTCCGAACACGGAGGACCGCCGGCGGAAGGCTCGCCGATCGGCGTGGACGGGACCACGCCCGGCGGGTCGGTGACCGCGCGCGCCTTCGGAGCGGGGCGCGCCCGCAGTGCGGGTACCCGTCCGGGCCGATGA
- the madC gene encoding MadC family VWA domain-containing protein: MIPMSVPVAASRRADPLDLAAVAFGRVLRSSGVAASPAEVIEIRRTLSMVGTAEPAILRAALQSVCVKYGYETAGFERSFELFFLGAEPDPDGGDDLPRVRGVAADLPDDVVWDEEFEGAARQIGADEHTDEIGHLMAEDPDAAHRDAESAHREENDFSVSAGAEQLGVDPDGGATGGGVTYTVEVDTADSSTVGELTGPATRVSSRPLGLTGAAAILAALDAYDPRKAYGADGNEDLGDARRAELERALGAFVDALVARLDADGVVEAVSGADRRAEGYVDQAEIDRACHRLIQRMRGAPRRVVRPVDRGALDIRATMRAAAATDGVPAELWRRRRRPGPVRMLVLVDVSLSVRPVTGFILRLAQTLHRFGDRCEVIAFVDRPVRVTTALRTAAADSALAAVLAADGLDLAATSDYGRMFGELLGEFGDLISRRTSVLVVGDARSNGLDPRVDLVAEVGRRSHRIAWITPEPERYWQQSGCAMADYADHCSGVVSVRDGAEMLARCDELGAALR, translated from the coding sequence ATGATCCCGATGTCTGTGCCGGTCGCCGCGTCGAGGCGTGCCGACCCGCTCGATCTTGCCGCGGTCGCGTTCGGGAGGGTGTTGCGGAGCTCAGGGGTTGCCGCTTCGCCCGCCGAGGTGATCGAGATCCGGCGGACCCTGTCGATGGTGGGCACCGCCGAACCGGCGATCCTGCGTGCGGCCCTGCAGAGCGTCTGTGTCAAATACGGTTATGAGACAGCTGGTTTCGAGCGGTCCTTCGAGCTCTTCTTCCTCGGTGCCGAACCCGATCCGGACGGCGGAGACGACCTTCCGCGGGTGCGTGGCGTCGCGGCCGATCTGCCCGATGACGTCGTCTGGGACGAGGAGTTCGAGGGCGCGGCCCGGCAGATCGGCGCCGACGAACACACCGACGAGATCGGCCACCTGATGGCCGAGGACCCCGATGCCGCACACCGCGACGCCGAGAGCGCCCATCGCGAGGAGAACGACTTCAGCGTGTCGGCGGGAGCGGAGCAGCTCGGCGTCGACCCGGACGGCGGAGCGACCGGTGGGGGAGTGACGTACACGGTCGAGGTCGACACCGCGGACTCGTCGACCGTCGGCGAACTCACCGGACCGGCGACTCGCGTGTCGAGCCGGCCGCTTGGGCTCACCGGCGCCGCCGCCATCCTGGCCGCCCTCGATGCCTACGATCCGCGCAAGGCGTACGGTGCCGACGGCAACGAGGACCTCGGCGATGCGCGGAGAGCCGAACTCGAACGCGCACTAGGTGCTTTCGTCGACGCACTGGTCGCCCGACTGGACGCCGACGGAGTCGTCGAGGCAGTGTCCGGCGCGGACCGGCGGGCCGAGGGGTACGTCGACCAGGCGGAGATCGATCGCGCGTGCCACCGGCTGATCCAGCGCATGCGCGGCGCGCCGCGACGGGTGGTCCGTCCGGTCGACCGTGGTGCGCTGGACATCAGGGCAACGATGCGGGCGGCGGCCGCGACCGACGGTGTGCCCGCCGAACTGTGGCGACGCCGCCGGCGCCCCGGTCCGGTCCGGATGCTCGTCCTCGTGGACGTCTCGCTCTCGGTCCGGCCGGTCACGGGGTTCATCCTGCGTCTGGCACAGACACTGCACCGCTTCGGTGACCGTTGCGAGGTCATCGCGTTCGTGGATAGGCCGGTGCGCGTCACGACCGCATTGCGGACCGCGGCCGCCGACTCGGCCCTCGCAGCGGTGCTGGCCGCCGACGGTCTCGATCTCGCCGCGACGAGCGATTACGGGCGCATGTTCGGCGAACTGCTGGGCGAGTTCGGAGACCTGATCAGCAGACGGACCTCGGTACTGGTCGTCGGGGACGCGCGCAGCAACGGACTCGACCCGCGCGTCGACCTCGTCGCCGAGGTGGGCCGGCGATCGCATCGGATCGCCTGGATCACACCGGAACCCGAACGCTACTGGCAGCAGTCCGGGTGCGCGATGGCCGACTACGCCGACCACTGCAGCGGCGTCGTTAGCGTGCGTGACGGTGCCGAGATGCTCGCGCGTTGTGACGAGCTGGGTGCGGCGCTGAGGTGA
- a CDS encoding iron-containing alcohol dehydrogenase, producing the protein MVGDVRRRASGQVAKFHTPEIVLGPGAFGEVPVATAGLGMRRPFVVSDRCLERTPWYAQLMAGLRACGLDAASYLDVSPNPRSGEVAAAFLAYKAHDADGLVALGGGSVIDAAKGVAVLAANGGHILEYEGIDRARRPLPPLMAVPTTAGSGADVSQFCIINDAERRTKVTIIGRSLVPDVTVSDPTLLMTAPAAVTAQVGMDVLTHCVEAYVSLAHGRLTDSLALESIRGVWTHLERLVDDPRDRVAAEEMSLAALRAGMAFTNAILGATHAMSHPVGGHCDAPHGAINAVLLPHVIRYNAHVCADGFVDLADAIGVETSGDARTVADRLADAIAALGARVGMPASLEPLGVRSADLDRLTAHALADSCMTTNPRRPQAAGIRDLYAEAL; encoded by the coding sequence ATGGTGGGTGACGTCCGTCGGCGCGCATCGGGCCAGGTCGCCAAGTTCCACACCCCGGAGATCGTGCTGGGCCCGGGCGCCTTCGGGGAGGTGCCGGTCGCGACGGCGGGACTCGGGATGCGCCGACCGTTCGTGGTCAGCGATCGTTGTCTGGAACGCACCCCCTGGTACGCACAGCTGATGGCCGGGCTGCGTGCCTGCGGCCTCGACGCGGCGTCGTACCTGGATGTCTCGCCCAACCCGCGGTCAGGCGAGGTCGCGGCGGCGTTCCTCGCCTACAAGGCACACGATGCCGACGGCCTCGTCGCCCTGGGCGGCGGTTCGGTGATCGACGCCGCCAAGGGTGTCGCGGTGTTGGCGGCCAACGGCGGTCACATCCTCGAGTACGAGGGAATCGACCGTGCCCGACGACCGCTCCCGCCACTCATGGCGGTGCCGACGACGGCCGGCAGCGGCGCCGACGTCTCCCAGTTCTGCATCATCAACGACGCCGAGCGGCGTACCAAGGTGACCATCATCGGGCGTTCACTCGTGCCGGACGTGACGGTGAGTGACCCGACCCTGCTGATGACCGCGCCCGCCGCGGTCACCGCCCAGGTCGGCATGGATGTACTCACCCACTGCGTCGAGGCCTACGTCTCACTCGCGCACGGACGACTCACCGATTCGCTTGCGCTGGAATCCATTCGTGGCGTGTGGACGCATCTCGAACGCCTCGTCGACGATCCGCGGGACCGGGTCGCGGCCGAGGAGATGTCGCTCGCGGCGCTACGGGCGGGGATGGCGTTCACCAACGCGATACTCGGCGCCACGCACGCGATGAGTCACCCGGTCGGCGGGCACTGCGACGCCCCGCACGGCGCGATCAACGCCGTCCTGCTGCCGCACGTGATCCGCTACAACGCCCATGTGTGTGCCGACGGCTTCGTCGACCTGGCCGACGCCATCGGGGTCGAGACATCCGGTGACGCCCGGACCGTCGCCGACCGACTGGCCGATGCGATCGCCGCGCTCGGCGCCCGGGTCGGCATGCCGGCGTCGCTCGAACCGCTGGGCGTGCGCAGCGCCGACCTCGACCGCCTCACCGCCCACGCGCTGGCCGATTCGTGCATGACCACCAACCCGCGGCGTCCGCAGGCCGCAGGCATCCGGGACCTCTACGCCGAAGCGCTGTGA